A part of Methanoculleus thermophilus genomic DNA contains:
- a CDS encoding V-type ATP synthase subunit E family protein has product MGLEAVVNEIREKGRKEVEAIRAETRAEVEEILKEAQARAAEIKLSAKEEADRAATHIINQEVSAANLVVKRQVLNAQKTLLDQVYSASLAAIGDLPAEFQEKALTDLLKRAAKVIKKGVVHANERDIPLVEDTISRLKTLSGYTVGDPVDIPGGIIVESSDGELQLDYSYGTFLDEIWESSLKDASDILFA; this is encoded by the coding sequence ATGGGACTCGAAGCAGTTGTCAACGAGATCCGGGAGAAAGGGCGAAAGGAGGTCGAGGCGATTCGGGCAGAGACCCGCGCTGAAGTCGAGGAGATCCTGAAGGAGGCACAGGCTCGGGCCGCCGAGATTAAACTCTCGGCCAAAGAGGAGGCGGACCGGGCAGCCACTCACATCATCAACCAGGAAGTCTCCGCAGCGAACCTTGTCGTCAAACGGCAGGTCCTGAACGCCCAGAAGACGCTCCTGGATCAGGTCTATTCGGCCTCACTCGCTGCTATCGGTGACCTGCCTGCTGAGTTCCAAGAGAAGGCGCTCACAGACCTGTTGAAGAGAGCGGCAAAGGTGATCAAGAAGGGTGTCGTGCATGCAAACGAGCGGGACATCCCTCTTGTTGAAGATACCATCTCCCGGCTGAAGACCCTCTCTGGCTACACCGTGGGCGACCCGGTCGATATTCCCGGCGGTATCATCGTCGAGAGTAGCGACGGCGAGCTGCAACTTGACTACAGTTACGGCACATTCCTTGACGAAATCTGGGAATCCAGCCTGAAGGATGCGTCAGATATCCTGTTTGCATAA
- a CDS encoding ATPase: MVDVGTTLEMVQASQVGLKAVGAGLAVGLAGVGTGLGEMGIGAAAVGATAENRDMFGLALLFTVIPETIVIFGLVVALLLLF; encoded by the coding sequence ATGGTAGATGTTGGCACAACTCTTGAAATGGTACAGGCATCGCAGGTTGGTCTCAAGGCAGTCGGTGCAGGTCTCGCAGTAGGCCTTGCAGGCGTCGGTACCGGTCTCGGTGAGATGGGTATCGGTGCGGCCGCGGTCGGTGCAACCGCAGAGAACAGGGATATGTTCGGTCTTGCACTGCTGTTTACGGTTATCCCCGAAACCATCGTCATCTTCGGTCTTGTGGTTGCACTGCTGCTTCTGTTCTAA